From a single Marinobacter sp. THAF197a genomic region:
- a CDS encoding malic enzyme-like NAD(P)-binding protein: MSQDLKEAALEYHAKPRPGKLSVEITKPTQTSRDLSLAYSPGVAEPVREIAKDPENAYKYTAKGNLVAVISDGTAILGLGNLGPLASKPVMEGKGVLFKRFAGIDVFDIEVNSESPQAFIETVERIADTFGGINLEDIKAPECFEIERALIEKCNVPIFHDDQHGTAIVTAAGMINALELQGKKIEEAKVVCLGAGAAAIACMKLLISCGIRSENIFMLDRKGVIHSGRDDLNQYKAMFANETDKRTLDDAIDGADVFLGLSGPDLLSAEQLAKMAPNPIVFACSNPDPEISPEVALATRDDLIMATGRSDYPNQVNNVLGFPFIFRGALDVRATAINEEMKVAAVHAIRELAKEPVPQEICAAYGVDSLEFGKEYIIPKPMDVRLLDVVPAAVARAAVDSGVARNPYPAHYPLKSMDDII; the protein is encoded by the coding sequence ATGTCTCAAGATCTGAAAGAAGCAGCCCTTGAATATCACGCCAAACCGCGGCCGGGTAAGCTGAGTGTTGAAATCACCAAGCCAACCCAAACTTCCCGCGACCTTTCCCTGGCGTACAGCCCCGGGGTTGCCGAACCGGTCCGCGAGATCGCGAAGGACCCCGAGAACGCATACAAGTACACAGCCAAGGGTAACCTGGTAGCTGTGATTTCTGATGGTACTGCGATCCTGGGTCTGGGTAATCTCGGCCCCTTGGCAAGCAAGCCGGTAATGGAAGGCAAGGGCGTACTGTTCAAGCGCTTTGCTGGTATTGACGTGTTCGATATCGAAGTCAATTCCGAAAGCCCGCAAGCGTTTATTGAAACTGTAGAGCGTATCGCGGATACCTTCGGTGGTATCAACCTCGAAGACATCAAGGCACCGGAGTGCTTCGAGATTGAGCGTGCGCTGATTGAAAAGTGCAACGTGCCCATCTTCCATGATGACCAGCACGGTACTGCCATCGTGACTGCAGCTGGCATGATCAATGCCCTTGAGCTGCAGGGTAAGAAAATTGAAGAGGCAAAGGTGGTTTGTCTGGGCGCCGGTGCGGCTGCCATTGCCTGCATGAAGTTGTTGATCAGCTGCGGTATTCGCTCTGAAAACATTTTCATGCTCGACCGCAAGGGTGTGATCCACTCTGGTCGTGACGATCTGAACCAGTACAAAGCGATGTTCGCAAACGAGACAGACAAGCGCACACTGGATGACGCCATTGACGGCGCCGACGTGTTCCTGGGTCTGTCTGGTCCGGACCTGTTGAGCGCTGAGCAGCTGGCGAAGATGGCTCCGAACCCGATCGTATTCGCGTGCTCCAACCCGGATCCGGAAATCAGTCCGGAAGTGGCTCTGGCTACCCGCGATGATCTGATCATGGCAACCGGCCGTTCGGACTATCCGAACCAGGTGAACAACGTTCTGGGCTTCCCGTTCATTTTCCGTGGCGCGCTGGACGTTCGTGCAACCGCCATCAACGAGGAAATGAAGGTGGCTGCTGTTCACGCCATCCGTGAGCTGGCCAAGGAGCCTGTGCCCCAGGAAATCTGCGCCGCCTACGGTGTAGACAGCCTGGAATTCGGCAAGGAATACATCATTCCCAAGCCGATGGACGTTCGTCTGCTTGACGTAGTGCCTGCTGCGGTTGCCCGTGCTGCCGTAGACTCTGGCGTGGCGCGCAATCCGTACCCGGCGCACTACCCGCTGAAGTCCATGGACGACATCATCTGA
- the rpmE gene encoding 50S ribosomal protein L31 — protein MKEGIHPKYEDITATCSCGNVIKTRSTVGNDLQLDVCSQCHPFYTGKQKVMDTGGRIDRFQKRFGSRIGGKKA, from the coding sequence ATGAAAGAAGGTATTCACCCGAAGTACGAAGACATTACCGCCACCTGTTCTTGCGGTAACGTGATCAAGACCCGTTCCACCGTGGGTAACGATCTGCAGCTGGACGTATGCTCCCAGTGCCACCCGTTCTACACCGGTAAGCAGAAGGTTATGGACACCGGCGGTCGTATCGATCGGTTCCAGAAGCGTTTCGGTAGCCGTATTGGTGGCAAGAAAGCCTGA